From one Nitrospira sp. MA-1 genomic stretch:
- the shc gene encoding squalene--hopene cyclase, giving the protein MLTSTRYLILETAIDLLGRDGASALTLEHVAREAGLSKGGLLYHFEGKEQLLTGLIELLIQDLDRKQVGNFLSSSIDEELPWPAIETDIVENPISHRSLQGHEIASILMAALAINPNLLDPIRERYQNWQSIFLANTVDPTRSLVGRLATEGLWFRDAMGLAPPTREQRAALVLEIQSQTQSGELMREPSASIIPTQSTDAFAELASFKANVEELEQQAYQTTQVSARSLLAKQYSQGFWQGDLTADTTLESDYVLLLLWLYPPENGVWEPRIQTKVKEAIRTILDRQLSDGGWNIYSEGPAEVNATTRAYVALRVGGHDPDQPLMQRARECILALGGLQATNSYTKNNLSMFGLFPRKYTPSVPPELVLIPGNVLYEISSWSRAIVVPLSILQASGAQRRVPGNWTVDELMVPNRKLRFPKKDPFSLMFHQVDKILKIWEKRGFKDIRAKAIREAEKWMLDHMRFTDGLGAIFPGMMYALMAMDALGYERDHPDFIETLGQLEGLILEKEGALQFQPSLSPVWDTAISMFALGELGVGEPQAMQRAADWLLSKEVRRKGDWSVKRPDLQPGGWPFQFANELYPDIDDTAMVLLALEHAKASDPDRQTRAEGRAINWLLGMQSSDGGWAAFDVDNNWALLNKVPFADHNAMLDPSCPDITGRVLEALCRRDYTHQHPAIARAVQFLLGHQQANGSWDGRWGVNYTYGTFLAVRGLRASGSPTANSAIQRAATWVRSIQNQDGGWGESCASYEKQEFVPASSTPSQTAWGLLALEAAGDRTSKNVHQGIEWLLTHQNQQGGWDEELMTGTGFPNVFYLKYHLYAHYFPLLALATWQAGLKNS; this is encoded by the coding sequence ATGCTGACTTCAACCCGTTATTTAATTCTTGAGACCGCTATTGACCTGTTGGGACGGGACGGAGCCAGTGCGTTGACACTGGAGCATGTCGCTCGGGAAGCTGGACTGAGCAAGGGTGGGTTACTCTATCATTTTGAGGGGAAAGAACAGTTACTGACAGGGCTCATAGAGTTACTCATCCAGGATTTAGACCGGAAACAAGTTGGGAATTTTCTCTCCAGCTCCATTGATGAAGAGCTTCCCTGGCCAGCAATTGAGACTGATATAGTCGAAAATCCTATAAGCCATCGCTCCCTGCAGGGCCACGAAATTGCCTCAATTCTCATGGCCGCTCTTGCGATCAACCCCAATCTCCTTGATCCCATTCGAGAGCGATACCAAAATTGGCAAAGCATTTTTTTGGCTAATACCGTTGATCCAACCCGCTCCCTCGTTGGACGGCTTGCTACCGAAGGGTTGTGGTTCAGAGATGCGATGGGATTAGCCCCACCAACTCGCGAGCAACGAGCTGCGCTTGTTCTGGAGATCCAATCTCAAACACAATCAGGAGAACTCATGAGAGAACCTTCCGCAAGTATCATACCCACACAGTCTACAGACGCCTTCGCGGAACTTGCTTCTTTTAAAGCGAATGTAGAGGAACTTGAACAACAAGCATATCAAACCACACAAGTTTCTGCGCGTTCACTATTGGCGAAACAATATTCTCAAGGGTTTTGGCAGGGCGATCTTACTGCCGACACAACATTGGAATCCGACTACGTGTTGCTTTTACTCTGGCTCTATCCACCGGAAAACGGTGTGTGGGAGCCTCGGATTCAGACCAAAGTGAAGGAGGCCATACGCACCATCCTTGACCGCCAACTTTCAGATGGGGGGTGGAATATCTACTCAGAGGGCCCAGCCGAGGTGAATGCAACAACCCGTGCGTACGTGGCACTTCGGGTTGGCGGCCATGATCCTGACCAACCACTTATGCAGCGGGCACGTGAATGTATTCTTGCCCTTGGTGGGCTTCAGGCAACCAATAGCTATACCAAAAATAATCTAAGCATGTTTGGTCTTTTCCCAAGAAAGTACACTCCCAGTGTGCCGCCTGAACTCGTCCTTATCCCTGGGAATGTCTTGTATGAAATTTCATCGTGGAGTCGGGCCATCGTCGTCCCACTTTCCATTCTTCAAGCGTCCGGGGCACAACGTAGAGTGCCTGGGAATTGGACCGTTGACGAACTAATGGTGCCCAATCGGAAGCTGCGATTTCCGAAAAAAGATCCCTTTTCTCTCATGTTTCATCAAGTGGATAAGATTTTAAAAATCTGGGAAAAACGGGGATTTAAGGATATTCGCGCCAAGGCGATCCGCGAAGCAGAGAAGTGGATGCTGGATCACATGCGGTTCACGGATGGGTTGGGAGCAATTTTTCCGGGGATGATGTACGCCCTCATGGCGATGGATGCTCTTGGCTATGAGCGTGACCATCCCGACTTTATTGAAACCCTTGGCCAACTCGAAGGACTCATTCTTGAAAAGGAAGGTGCTCTGCAGTTTCAGCCAAGCTTATCACCGGTATGGGATACTGCCATCTCAATGTTTGCATTGGGAGAACTCGGCGTTGGGGAACCGCAGGCTATGCAGCGGGCAGCCGACTGGTTATTAAGCAAAGAGGTTCGCCGCAAGGGAGATTGGTCCGTAAAGCGTCCGGATTTACAGCCTGGAGGATGGCCCTTCCAATTTGCGAACGAACTCTACCCGGACATCGACGATACCGCCATGGTCCTGTTGGCACTTGAACATGCCAAGGCCTCGGATCCTGACCGGCAGACTCGCGCCGAAGGGCGTGCCATCAACTGGTTATTAGGGATGCAGTCCTCGGACGGAGGTTGGGCTGCCTTTGATGTCGATAATAATTGGGCCTTACTGAATAAGGTCCCCTTCGCAGACCACAATGCCATGCTTGATCCAAGCTGCCCGGACATTACGGGACGGGTATTGGAGGCACTCTGCAGGCGTGATTACACACACCAACATCCGGCAATCGCCCGTGCCGTCCAATTTCTTTTGGGCCACCAACAAGCCAACGGGAGTTGGGATGGACGCTGGGGCGTAAATTATACCTATGGAACATTTCTCGCCGTACGCGGCCTTCGCGCAAGTGGTTCCCCAACTGCAAACTCCGCAATCCAGCGTGCCGCCACATGGGTACGCTCAATCCAAAACCAGGATGGTGGTTGGGGGGAAAGCTGTGCCAGCTATGAAAAGCAGGAATTTGTTCCCGCATCAAGCACACCTTCACAAACAGCCTGGGGCTTACTCGCACTTGAAGCGGCTGGCGATCGAACTTCAAAAAATGTTCATCAGGGGATCGAATGGCTACTTACACATCAGAATCAACAGGGTGGGTGGGACGAAGAACTTATGACAGGAACCGGCTTCCCTAACGTTTTCTATTTGAAATACCATTTGTACGCACACTACTTTCCCTTGTTGGCCCTTGCCACTTGGCAAGCAGGATTAAAGAACTCATGA
- a CDS encoding DsrE family protein yields MDTTTIIANPTLANKKLGLLLSTSPEHPNAETVYHLAKTALANKVDTYLYFIDEGVKNLEDRRFSELAKDGLKLFVCAYGCQQHHISTDGYGKEVTFCGLVILSNIIDGCDRFLAFN; encoded by the coding sequence ATGGACACCACCACAATTATAGCCAATCCTACCCTCGCAAATAAAAAGCTAGGCTTACTGCTCTCAACCTCACCTGAACATCCCAATGCGGAAACCGTCTATCATCTCGCCAAAACCGCCTTGGCCAATAAGGTAGATACTTATCTATATTTCATCGATGAGGGAGTCAAAAACCTAGAAGACCGAAGGTTTTCCGAGTTGGCGAAGGATGGACTGAAGTTATTTGTATGCGCCTATGGATGCCAACAACATCACATCTCCACCGACGGATATGGTAAAGAAGTGACTTTTTGCGGCTTGGTTATTCTCTCAAATATCATCGACGGGTGTGACCGCTTTTTGGCCTTTAATTAA
- the moaC gene encoding cyclic pyranopterin monophosphate synthase MoaC, whose protein sequence is MANLTHFNESGRARMVDVTDKRSTERVAVAQGKVFILPETLEKIHEGRIAKGDVLAVAQVAGVMGAKRTPDLIPMCHPLLLTGVDVDFKESSQPNSDGKYAITIVATVKTTGNTGVEMEAMTAVSVAALTIYDMCKAVDKGMEFGEIALVSKSGGKSGTYVRVQKTK, encoded by the coding sequence ATGGCGAATCTTACGCATTTTAATGAATCCGGTCGGGCTCGAATGGTGGATGTCACCGACAAGCGTTCAACCGAGCGTGTAGCGGTAGCCCAAGGGAAGGTGTTTATTTTGCCGGAAACCCTTGAGAAAATTCATGAGGGTCGAATTGCGAAGGGTGATGTGCTGGCCGTAGCCCAAGTGGCCGGGGTTATGGGGGCCAAACGGACTCCCGATCTGATCCCAATGTGTCATCCTCTTCTGTTGACCGGTGTGGATGTAGATTTCAAAGAGAGTTCTCAGCCTAATTCTGATGGAAAGTACGCGATTACCATTGTCGCAACGGTGAAAACCACGGGAAACACCGGAGTGGAAATGGAAGCCATGACAGCAGTGTCCGTGGCCGCTCTGACCATTTATGATATGTGTAAGGCGGTCGATAAGGGCATGGAGTTTGGAGAAATTGCTCTTGTGTCGAAGTCAGGGGGAAAGTCTGGTACGTATGTCCGTGTTCAAAAGACAAAATAG
- a CDS encoding MoaD/ThiS family protein, with translation MKVKLFGMLKTMIPGGKDLEVAIAEGGQVRDLVHSIQVEHPQVGELLDKKKVLISVNQEIAHWDTVLKEADEIALLPPFAGGSWVSWAKEKG, from the coding sequence GTGAAGGTTAAATTATTCGGAATGTTAAAAACCATGATTCCTGGAGGAAAGGATTTGGAGGTCGCCATTGCCGAAGGTGGACAGGTCAGGGATCTGGTTCACTCCATTCAGGTTGAGCATCCTCAAGTTGGGGAACTACTCGATAAAAAAAAGGTATTGATATCGGTGAATCAAGAAATTGCACATTGGGACACAGTGCTTAAAGAGGCTGACGAGATAGCATTATTGCCTCCTTTTGCCGGAGGGTCCTGGGTATCATGGGCTAAGGAGAAAGGGTAA
- a CDS encoding molybdenum cofactor biosynthesis protein MoaE — translation MAVDLVESMLVRVQLENFSIDEELDRVRSRSRRIGGIAMFLGTARDHSKGRDVSSMSFDHYEGMAQKKLKEIREQALRDFDIIEALVLHRYGPIEIGENIVLIIVGAEHRADAFKACQWCIDELKKITPIWKMETTPEGEVWVEEHP, via the coding sequence ATGGCCGTTGATCTTGTAGAAAGCATGTTGGTTCGGGTGCAACTGGAAAATTTTTCAATTGATGAGGAATTGGATCGGGTGCGGTCTCGATCCCGTCGGATCGGTGGCATTGCGATGTTTTTGGGCACGGCCCGTGACCACTCCAAAGGCCGAGACGTGAGTTCCATGAGTTTTGATCACTACGAAGGAATGGCGCAGAAAAAACTCAAGGAAATTCGCGAACAGGCTCTTCGGGATTTTGACATAATTGAGGCCTTGGTGCTCCATCGCTATGGGCCAATTGAAATTGGTGAGAATATTGTGCTGATCATTGTGGGGGCCGAACATCGGGCCGATGCCTTCAAGGCCTGCCAATGGTGTATTGATGAACTCAAAAAAATCACTCCCATCTGGAAGATGGAAACGACGCCGGAAGGCGAGGTGTGGGTAGAGGAACATCCATAA
- the moaA gene encoding GTP 3',8-cyclase MoaA, whose product MEAGEAVALPDAVRDSLGRPLRSLRVSVTDRCNLRCQYCMPEENYVWLPRENLLTFEEIALLTNLFSDQGIDRVRITGGEPLLRNNVAELIRMLRQNSRIQDIAMTTNGVLLSEQAQALFDAGLHRVTVSLDTLKPERFKALTRRDTLDRVFEGIASVGRVGFTGLKLDTVAMKGYNEDEVLPLMEYGKQVNGEVRFIEYMDVGGANDWSADKVLSRKEILKMVGDHYGKVEPVEEVSSAPAQRFRLPDGTTFGIISSTTVPFCSTCDRSRLTADGMWYLCLYAKTGLDLRKLLRMERPREDILSIIQSVWESRKDRGAEERKELEQVSGRGRYIDIERLRQDPHLEMHARGG is encoded by the coding sequence ATGGAGGCGGGTGAAGCTGTGGCTCTGCCGGATGCGGTTAGAGATAGCTTGGGGCGTCCGTTGCGATCCTTGCGGGTATCCGTGACCGATCGATGCAACTTACGGTGTCAGTACTGTATGCCCGAGGAAAATTATGTGTGGCTTCCTCGAGAAAACCTGTTGACGTTTGAAGAAATCGCCTTGCTCACGAATTTGTTTTCCGATCAGGGAATTGATCGAGTGCGTATTACCGGGGGGGAGCCCCTATTACGCAATAATGTGGCGGAACTCATTAGAATGCTTCGTCAAAACTCTCGCATCCAGGATATTGCGATGACCACCAATGGGGTGTTGTTGAGTGAACAGGCTCAGGCTCTTTTCGATGCAGGGCTCCATCGGGTCACAGTGAGTCTGGATACGTTGAAGCCAGAGCGGTTTAAGGCGTTAACTCGACGCGATACGTTGGATCGTGTTTTTGAGGGAATTGCCTCGGTGGGGCGAGTCGGATTTACAGGATTAAAGTTGGATACGGTCGCGATGAAAGGGTACAACGAAGATGAAGTTCTGCCCTTGATGGAATACGGCAAGCAGGTCAACGGAGAAGTCCGTTTTATCGAATATATGGACGTTGGCGGAGCCAATGACTGGTCAGCGGATAAGGTTCTTTCCCGGAAAGAGATTTTAAAGATGGTCGGAGATCATTATGGGAAGGTTGAACCGGTGGAGGAGGTTAGCTCGGCTCCTGCACAGCGATTTCGGCTGCCTGACGGCACGACATTTGGTATTATTTCTTCCACCACAGTACCTTTCTGTTCGACCTGTGACAGGAGTCGGTTAACGGCTGATGGGATGTGGTATTTATGCTTGTATGCCAAAACAGGTCTTGACCTTCGCAAGCTTCTTCGGATGGAACGACCACGAGAAGATATTCTTTCCATCATTCAGTCTGTCTGGGAATCTCGAAAAGATCGTGGGGCGGAAGAACGAAAAGAGCTTGAACAGGTCAGCGGTCGTGGCCGGTACATTGACATTGAGCGGTTGCGCCAGGATCCACATCTGGAAATGCATGCAAGGGGTGGTTGA
- the accD gene encoding acetyl-CoA carboxylase, carboxyltransferase subunit beta: MGWFKRNKNTDTEGTSIKIVEGMWVKCAVCRTIIFKREVERNLKVCPKCQYHFPLSVGERLELIVDPGSFEEWDGELVPGDPLQFIDTLPYRKRIQKAQEKTGKKEAILTGRCQIGGKPVALGIFDFSFMGGSMGSVVGEKICRAIDQALIGHMPFLLVTTSGGARMQEGTLSLMQMAKTASALAKLQEARLPFVVLLTDPTFGGVTASVAMLGDIILAEPKALIGFAGPRVIEQTIKEHLPEGFQRAEFLLEHGMVDHIVERKILKATLETLLAHCVTTVSSSSV; encoded by the coding sequence ATGGGATGGTTTAAACGGAATAAAAACACGGATACCGAAGGCACGTCCATTAAAATCGTGGAAGGGATGTGGGTCAAATGCGCAGTCTGTCGCACCATTATTTTTAAACGCGAAGTTGAACGAAATTTAAAAGTCTGTCCGAAATGCCAATACCATTTTCCCCTGTCGGTGGGTGAGCGGTTGGAGTTGATCGTCGATCCCGGTTCATTCGAGGAATGGGATGGAGAGTTAGTCCCGGGGGATCCTTTACAGTTTATTGATACGCTGCCGTACCGTAAGCGCATTCAAAAGGCTCAGGAAAAAACGGGAAAAAAAGAAGCAATCTTGACCGGGCGATGCCAAATTGGCGGGAAGCCCGTTGCCCTTGGAATTTTTGATTTTTCATTTATGGGTGGCAGTATGGGATCGGTGGTTGGCGAGAAAATCTGCCGAGCAATCGATCAGGCGTTGATCGGCCATATGCCATTTTTGTTGGTCACCACCTCCGGTGGGGCACGGATGCAGGAGGGGACCTTGTCACTCATGCAAATGGCGAAAACGGCATCAGCCTTGGCGAAATTGCAAGAGGCTCGACTTCCCTTTGTTGTCCTGCTAACGGATCCGACATTTGGAGGGGTCACCGCCAGTGTCGCGATGTTAGGGGATATCATTCTGGCTGAACCGAAGGCACTGATCGGGTTTGCCGGCCCACGGGTTATTGAACAAACGATCAAAGAACATTTGCCGGAAGGCTTCCAACGTGCTGAGTTTTTGTTGGAGCATGGCATGGTTGATCATATCGTGGAACGGAAAATCCTCAAGGCGACCCTGGAAACGTTGCTTGCGCATTGTGTGACCACAGTCTCTTCCTCTTCGGTGTAG
- a CDS encoding bifunctional folylpolyglutamate synthase/dihydrofolate synthase, translating into MATYLETLEFLFSLHRFGIKLGLESITDILDRLDNPQHRYATVHVAGTNGKGSSSAMVAAILQASGYRVGLYTSPHLIDFRERIRVQGADISEEAVCGLIAQIRHAANSLTTLTFFEFTTALAFLHFRNEQVDIAVVEVGMGGRFDATNVLNPTGVLITGISFDHEAYLGDSLQKIAQEKAGIIKQKAPIVLGPMPEGIAQIFETQARKWSAPIFRMGKEFSFLETSATTFTYQGLGWTIPEIQANLLGRHQMVNATNALAVLETGVDGTFPVSQMAIRIGLQSVKWRGRLEVVDRNPLLIVDGAHNLAGAQVLFDFLYSQIHDGAGRKLILVVGMMRDKNLQGFLRVFLPLVDHLILTQPRMERAASVDELKRLVDREDLVPCLLADSWEAVCQAKEMANPSDVICVTGSLFLVGEVLNRLTRPGSPT; encoded by the coding sequence GTGGCTACGTATCTAGAAACGCTCGAATTTCTCTTTTCCTTGCACCGATTTGGTATCAAGCTGGGATTGGAGTCCATTACCGATATTCTTGACCGGTTGGACAATCCTCAGCACCGGTACGCCACGGTTCATGTGGCCGGCACGAACGGGAAGGGGTCCTCATCGGCCATGGTGGCTGCGATTCTTCAAGCAAGCGGATATCGGGTCGGACTATATACCTCACCGCATTTAATTGATTTCCGCGAGCGCATTCGGGTTCAGGGAGCAGATATTTCTGAAGAGGCTGTCTGTGGCTTGATTGCGCAGATTCGGCATGCTGCCAATTCCCTCACCACACTCACTTTCTTTGAATTCACCACCGCACTGGCCTTTTTGCATTTTAGAAATGAGCAGGTAGACATTGCTGTAGTAGAAGTTGGCATGGGGGGACGCTTTGATGCGACTAATGTATTAAACCCCACCGGTGTCCTGATTACCGGAATTAGCTTCGATCATGAAGCGTATTTAGGGGACTCTCTTCAGAAGATTGCGCAGGAGAAGGCCGGGATCATTAAGCAAAAGGCTCCGATCGTGTTGGGTCCGATGCCGGAGGGTATTGCCCAGATATTTGAAACTCAGGCCCGTAAGTGGTCAGCGCCAATTTTTCGGATGGGAAAGGAGTTTTCCTTCCTGGAAACCAGTGCGACAACTTTTACCTATCAAGGGCTGGGATGGACGATTCCGGAAATACAGGCCAATTTGCTCGGCCGTCATCAGATGGTCAATGCCACGAATGCCCTGGCGGTATTGGAGACGGGCGTTGATGGCACCTTCCCTGTTTCGCAGATGGCGATCCGGATTGGGTTGCAGAGTGTCAAATGGAGGGGTCGGTTAGAGGTTGTGGATCGCAATCCCCTTTTAATTGTGGATGGCGCTCACAATCTTGCCGGTGCTCAGGTGTTATTTGACTTTCTCTACTCACAAATTCATGATGGCGCGGGACGAAAACTCATTTTGGTCGTCGGGATGATGCGTGACAAAAACCTGCAAGGATTTCTGCGCGTTTTTCTTCCTCTTGTTGACCACCTGATTCTCACCCAGCCACGGATGGAAAGAGCGGCATCGGTGGATGAGCTCAAGCGCCTGGTCGATCGCGAAGATTTGGTTCCGTGTCTACTTGCCGATTCATGGGAGGCTGTTTGTCAAGCCAAGGAAATGGCGAATCCATCAGACGTCATTTGTGTCACTGGTTCGTTATTTTTGGTTGGGGAGGTACTCAATCGGCTCACTCGGCCGGGTTCCCCAACGTGA
- the lptD gene encoding LPS assembly protein LptD produces MTGAGLGVDRRVLSRRSHGLLVGVFILLAMSATGETTFGQADSDPVESEGLSADTSSQEEPAESTSEGSPVAINADRIEYSRDREEYHAIGAVDVRRGPIHLNSDEATLQRLTGRLTARGNVHLQDAQTDIWSETLQLNLNTEAGVITNGQIFWKEQNSFVTGRRLQRFSETHYRVKEGSFTNCDVQNGEIPAWRFKFHDMDLEYEDSLFGKGVWFNVNDVPVIPLPTFRYPLGASRKSGFLFPTTGYNTNFGYQYRQGYFWAINPSSDLTVSPQILTERGGGADLQYRYVWNRLTKGEWLIRSLYDTEQSRGRAEVRGAHVQQFNPDLSLRMRANFSSDRTVLQNFSSSGTQRALPSQESNLTILQRLDHGALYFSGQYIQPLATGGNSTFQRLPEVGHRFVNPSVLGSPISLTAETTAVQFYRQTGFNVGRLDVLPGLSMEGLHLGHTLGFRPQVKFREVGYTRGITEKSFQHRETFWVGAELFSNMSKRFSIGEGDWIRHSIQPNVIYEYVPQTKQAEFVQIDAVDDLIQKSLVTYSLKNRLSQIGGTESNSWLDLLFAQSYHVANPSPLASKFSDIWTRGQFHSPVNSSAFISAFDLRVDAFYDPNRKYFSQMNTDVFIQSRQAWYVTVGQRYAREGSRVRRGDIWNPVSFNEVLAPAQEILYLTTGGGLRLPYGVTLGTKWYHDFRTGETAELDVVGLYQNPCRCFSLGLTYTKLPDRSQIEWLVSLTGLWGTQGHGTQLMKLILGPIMGGERGVPWDYR; encoded by the coding sequence GTGACTGGTGCGGGCCTGGGTGTAGACCGGCGTGTTCTCTCTCGCCGATCTCATGGGTTGTTGGTCGGTGTATTCATTCTTCTTGCGATGTCGGCAACGGGAGAAACGACGTTCGGACAAGCCGATTCCGACCCTGTGGAATCCGAGGGACTCTCCGCAGATACCTCGTCTCAGGAGGAGCCTGCCGAATCAACTTCAGAGGGATCCCCCGTCGCCATTAATGCCGACCGGATTGAATATAGTCGTGATCGGGAAGAATATCACGCTATCGGTGCCGTGGATGTTAGGCGTGGTCCCATTCATCTTAATTCGGATGAGGCCACGCTTCAAAGACTCACGGGGCGTCTAACAGCGCGCGGAAATGTGCATTTACAGGATGCCCAGACGGATATCTGGTCGGAAACGCTTCAGCTGAATCTCAATACCGAAGCGGGTGTGATTACCAATGGACAAATTTTTTGGAAGGAACAGAATTCCTTTGTCACGGGGCGACGGCTTCAGCGATTTTCCGAAACCCATTATCGGGTCAAGGAGGGCTCTTTTACCAACTGTGATGTCCAGAACGGCGAGATTCCGGCATGGCGATTTAAGTTTCATGATATGGATTTGGAATATGAGGACAGTTTGTTTGGAAAAGGCGTGTGGTTCAATGTGAACGATGTGCCGGTGATCCCGCTTCCCACCTTTCGATATCCGCTTGGCGCTTCTCGAAAAAGCGGATTCTTGTTTCCGACAACCGGGTACAATACGAATTTCGGGTACCAGTATCGGCAGGGGTATTTCTGGGCCATTAATCCCAGTAGCGATTTAACCGTTTCCCCGCAGATATTAACGGAGCGTGGAGGAGGTGCGGATCTGCAATATCGCTATGTGTGGAATCGGCTCACAAAGGGAGAATGGTTGATACGCTCGCTCTATGATACCGAGCAAAGTCGTGGGCGAGCCGAAGTTCGGGGGGCTCATGTTCAGCAATTCAATCCCGATTTATCTTTACGCATGCGGGCCAACTTTTCAAGTGATCGCACGGTTCTGCAAAATTTCAGCAGTTCCGGGACTCAACGGGCTTTACCCAGTCAAGAATCGAATCTCACCATTTTGCAACGACTTGATCATGGAGCGCTGTATTTTTCGGGTCAATATATTCAACCGTTAGCCACGGGCGGGAATTCGACTTTTCAGCGGTTACCTGAAGTCGGGCATCGCTTCGTGAATCCCAGTGTCTTGGGCAGTCCCATATCGCTGACAGCGGAAACGACCGCGGTGCAATTTTACAGGCAGACGGGGTTCAATGTTGGTCGTCTCGACGTGTTGCCGGGGCTTTCGATGGAAGGACTCCATCTGGGGCACACCTTGGGATTTCGTCCTCAAGTTAAATTTCGTGAAGTGGGCTATACCCGGGGAATCACCGAGAAATCATTCCAACATCGTGAAACCTTTTGGGTAGGCGCTGAATTATTTTCGAATATGTCGAAACGGTTTTCCATCGGCGAGGGGGATTGGATCCGACATTCTATTCAACCGAATGTGATTTATGAGTATGTGCCACAGACGAAACAAGCGGAATTCGTTCAGATCGATGCGGTAGATGATTTAATTCAAAAGAGTCTGGTCACCTATTCCTTGAAAAATCGTCTGAGCCAAATTGGTGGCACGGAATCTAATTCCTGGTTGGATCTGTTATTTGCCCAAAGTTATCATGTGGCCAATCCGTCGCCCTTGGCCTCCAAATTTTCGGATATCTGGACACGGGGGCAATTTCATTCACCAGTGAATTCCTCAGCATTCATCTCGGCATTCGATCTGAGAGTGGATGCCTTCTACGATCCGAACAGGAAATATTTTTCTCAGATGAACACCGACGTATTCATTCAAAGTCGACAGGCGTGGTATGTGACCGTTGGGCAACGGTACGCGAGAGAAGGGTCGAGAGTCCGTCGGGGAGATATTTGGAACCCCGTGTCGTTTAATGAAGTCCTAGCTCCGGCCCAGGAAATCCTCTATTTGACGACCGGGGGTGGATTGCGGTTGCCGTATGGTGTGACCTTGGGCACCAAATGGTATCATGACTTCCGGACAGGGGAAACGGCTGAATTGGATGTGGTGGGATTGTACCAAAATCCTTGCCGATGTTTTTCGCTTGGGCTCACCTATACGAAGCTTCCTGACCGTTCTCAAATTGAATGGCTCGTTAGCTTGACTGGGTTGTGGGGGACCCAAGGGCATGGAACACAATTAATGAAGTTAATTTTGGGCCCCATCATGGGCGGAGAGCGTGGAGTTCCCTGGGACTACCGGTAA